In the genome of Hymenobacter taeanensis, one region contains:
- a CDS encoding ribosome-binding factor A, translating into MESKRQQKVASLLQQELSAVFQRDLPHLFPGLPPGISLVRVSPDLGVARVYLSLLLARDVAAQQTLVEDNVKVIRQALAKRVGKQLRIVPDLQFFIDDSAAYAAHMDKVFGDLHIPPAPSGDDAESGSEDSKPQRPKLFADEDE; encoded by the coding sequence ATGGAAAGCAAACGACAGCAAAAAGTAGCCAGCCTGCTCCAGCAGGAATTGTCCGCCGTATTTCAGCGCGACCTCCCGCACCTGTTTCCGGGCTTGCCGCCGGGCATTAGCTTGGTGCGCGTATCGCCCGACCTGGGCGTGGCCCGCGTGTACCTGAGCCTGCTGCTGGCCCGCGATGTGGCAGCGCAGCAGACGCTGGTAGAAGATAACGTGAAGGTGATTCGGCAGGCCCTGGCCAAGCGTGTGGGTAAGCAGCTCCGCATTGTGCCCGACCTGCAGTTCTTCATCGACGACTCGGCGGCCTACGCGGCCCACATGGATAAAGTGTTCGGTGACCTGCACATCCCGCCCGCCCCCTCCGGAGACGATGCCGAGTCCGGCTCCGAAGACAGCAAGCCCCAGCGCCCCAAACTCTTCGCCGACGAAGACGAATAG